The DNA region AAATAGAGCGTAAGTTTCTGCTAGTTGCCCAGCCGTAGGCGCGCTGGGATTGTTTCCTAAATGGTATATTGTCGCTGTAAAAGTAGAGGAACATATATGAAAAGAATTCTATTATTGTCGATTGTTGCACTTCTATTTGGCCGTGTGGAGGCGCAAAGGATTTATGTGGCTAGCTATGAAAGCCAGGCAAATGTCAAAGTTTTTGTTGTTAAGTATGAATGTCAGGCCGACTTAAAGGTATATGAGGTTAAGTACGAGTGCCAGGCAAAGGGGAATGAAGGACGATGGTGTTACACCAAGTATAGCGGCCAGTCGCAAAAGAAGATTTGCTTTGTTAAGTACGAATGTCAAGCCAACCTAAAAGTTTGTTTTGTACGCTATGAATGTCAAGCAGGATGGAGGAATAAGTCAAAGCGATACTTAATGGAATAACTTAAGGGGCTATGCCGATAGGTTTGTATGGGAAGGCTATCAATGGTAGTGCACCAGGAAAGAACTCCGTTCGGCTGAGGCAGGAGCCTAAACCGAACAATGGTCGTGCTTCTACAACGACACTATTCTATAAGCCTTTGATGTTTCCAGCATCAGCTCCTATAGGAAGTCATTCCGGAGGAATGAAAGGTTTATAGTAGGGGTGAGTAAGTGTTTTTTCGACCCCGTTGGGGTCGAACATTATAAAAAGGCTTAG from Alistipes sp. ZOR0009 includes:
- a CDS encoding DUF6150 family protein codes for the protein MKRILLLSIVALLFGRVEAQRIYVASYESQANVKVFVVKYECQADLKVYEVKYECQAKGNEGRWCYTKYSGQSQKKICFVKYECQANLKVCFVRYECQAGWRNKSKRYLME